The sequence gttctattcggtggcagacggaaaagcccgaaaaaactggactgcgaatctccatccccaaatatagaataatctgggatgggatcagttgggacttttaggttgaccaaaagtcccaactccctggccagactcaacgtccaatgtagatcctgcagacagcgaagactggacgatgctctgagaagccagtcgtccaagtacagggaggctcggatccccgatagatggagggattttgccacattcctcatgagcctcgtaaacacgagaggagcaggactgaggccaaagcacagggctcgaaactggtaccccacattcctgtaaacaaacctcagaaacgttGGGAATccaggtgtataggaatgtggaagtatgcctcctgaaggtcgagagagaccatccagtcgccttccattaatgctgtcaagacagcctggtagacttcatcgtgaagtttgtcttgacaatgaacacattgagcgcacttgcctcttacgtactcctgcagtgaacatggctgccagatcattggagccatccctgagggacttgttcctgcagagaacgtggctgtcagatcattggagccatccctgaaagccttgtttatgcatgacataattgtacagcaaaacttcaaacgctcgaaaatagctctgaagtcgaccataaaatcttggagcgtctcatggccaggcgccagggagagtctatgaggtttgataagtctatctgggcagaggcaggaactcccaagccgagaacttctctcgtgtcatatcagactctcgctctataagccagcttaaaagtagggaaagcaaaggctgtctcccccaaactcctcctggtgataaaccagtcgcctagcaaacgtaaagctctcttagaagagcgagagagcactagcttataaaacaacggcttcgaagtagctaggcctagtgtaaactctgacgtttaggcgaacgaggagcagcagttacaaaaagatccggacaaagatctttaaaaatcagcatgatttatttaaagtccatagagggctaagcagctttaggctcctctccgtctgacagagtcctcaagggaatatcagtaggagggggaacagcaacttcctcatctgaaggaaccttgtccgacaatagccgagtctcaagcaagggagagacctaccgtggtggcaatgctttacaagcagagtccacacgcactggtgcattagtagcggaccaggacgcaacgtcatgtaactgcttaacagtctgtgaactgtcaacaacatcaggtgcgggaggacgctcggcgtccactcgagactgttttgactgcctagtctgagcagtcaaaacaactctagactgcggtagttgacgctcagcgtcaaaacaagtcaactccgctggttggcgaacgtcctgaacgtcaacaggagcattaggaagcggcctaacgtccaaatgcggctgaaagtcaacacgtgaccgcatcgagtgaggctctacatatcgtgactgacgtgacttagctacgccaacgtcaacaggacgcacaaaggttcgtttgggcggctgaaggccaggatctcgatgagataaacggctaggatcaacgtgaaccttatcggcagaatagtcttccataagagaggcaagcttattctgcatgtcttgccgtacaacccatttaggatcaacgggaatggttgcggtaagagacgagggtaacgtctgtgactgcaaaaccttgcctacaaaaagactctcggagcctgtgttacgcttttgtttaggcggcgagcagtcttccgatgactgcatagggtcagagctgtcctaatagttaaaatcaggacgctggacctgtcctgaaaggactgactttcgcttaaagggcctcgaaaccttgttccacggtttcttatgcgaaaagccttcggatgacgaggagaaaatagtctctctcgtcttatggtaggggcgatcttggtgagatacgcctgataccatagagggaacgtctgttcgctgatcaaggcctctcgaacccataagtcgtacgacattacttctcccctgggcttgggagcttgcaagaggtctcggactaggcgaacgacaggcacgaacagacgaaccctcggtcgcaacactgataacactttgcgcaatatcactttatcactacgattttctgttttgcacttatttcactgaaatcgaattttttaacaattcacattaggtatgaataaaactgatttctacctgaagcacgcaattctaccctcatcaaaaggttataattgcgaaatcagtcgtataatgtaagcacattaatacaagcaaaaaacagtaaacatattttaagataaaaagatcagtggctgggaaggagactaaacactagttcattcaaaactacgttttcaatctctcaccgtacagtgccttgggacgagaataaaaactaaaaaagttttatcctttctccccgtacagagactagggacgagagtaaaaagctgactcgagaacaacgttactcgcttgggacgagaataaagatcggaacgttctctctcctctctctctctccgtctctatctctctctcttgatttcgcaccgaagagaagagcccacttacctttcgtcaataaacaggttatttgaccaaaggaaaaaactgaaaggtttttcaattaaaaagttcctttaaaatagtatttaaaacatttaagctttgaaagaagaatgaacaaaacgtcagaatcgatttactctttctgcaaagtgaaaccgtgatactctctctctctatcgtaacgatagagcgcaaactgcgtagcataaataaactaaacgttagttcatctttgaaacagtacgaagactattcaaagaaaatctttcataaaatatctactaaaaaaaaaaatattcatttaataagttttaaatcatttgctctgtaaaagttatttacgattgaaagggctcaacgttgtttaacttcggtttccaagttaggaccgcctactctcaggaaaggtcgcatataaacaaatcataaaaatttatcttgatgtttattataaatggaaagctaatcgaagaggcctaataaaggcggttgagatataaaatatatagaggaaaattataattaatttataacgtgataagataattgctaaaagcctaaaacacacttccgtactaagggaagggtcggcctgcgaaagctcaaaccaaaaggaagtacttcaccaaatatgttgagaaaactccaggttatacagcgagtattgatacgtcttgtcgttaaggccgacagagaaaaaattgggtctgtttacatgtatattcggtatctggccgatagttggcgctggtgggcacacccgcaaccttcatagcgatcgctcgcgagtttttgtgtgttttctgtcgagccgctggagcagcagctattatatattcaccggctaagttaaatatttaaaagtttgaACATACTCGCAAGATGGGTCCGGGAGTTCTTGTTGGACGCACCCTAATAAgttattgtttatgaatatatatttcattgatattttgaCCCCTAATTTCCATACAGCTACATCTCTTATTCTGAACCTAGAGGGCATAGACCCAACATTTCCGCCTCTTCACGAGTTGGTAGGACTATCGTCACTGACTTGCCTTTGACTTGCATAAAGATTGTCTTTACTAATATAATTGTCCTAAAGACTCCCTCCCACCAAAGGAAGACCCCCAATCAAATAACTAGGAAGTTTGTATGCGCGTAGCGTAGGAATAAACTTGAAGATTTTAAATCTATagttttcctagttatacaaacatGCGTTGTTTAAGCAAAGGTCCCACTGAACTAGAAAAGGTAGTTGTTTTTAATTAGAGTAAAGTAATGATTATGCATTTTGAGAATTTAGTCTTGGTGTGAGGAGCTAAAATGGTAGCTTTGAGTGAAAAATATATACTTTTCGATTTCCAACGCTTAATCTCGGCGAATTTCTCCCTAATAATATTATATTCTGCACATCACTTTGTCTTTTAGTTAACGTTAAGGTACAGTTGTATGTATGAATTCTAGTACAGAACAAGGTGGGAGAGTAGAAGTTTAGAATGTATACTGAAAATCATTTAGGGATTGTACAAGGAATTGCCAATAATACTAAAGTTCTTTATTTAGCGAAGTAGATATTTCACTTATTGAAATGTTAACTTTTCTATTCAAAACCCAAAGTTAGTCCTGTTCAAGGGTAATAGGTAAGAGACGATATTTTCGCTAGAATGAATTGTAATCAATTGTCAGTTGGTTAGAAAATAAAGGCAAAATTGGCAACTTCActtccacccccctcccccttccacaTTCGAGGATAGGCTAGTTCCATGAGTAACTGTATGGTAATTATTGTTTTACAAAGCTTGTCCTAATATTGATGTTTTATAATGTTGAATATGAAGTACAAAAAGAAGAATAATTCAGCAaatgtgtaatgagagagagagagagagagagagagagagagagagagagagagagagagagagagagagagagagagagagagatggctgataaGTATGATGTAATACATTAGTGACATCACTCGTATGAACTGGTTTCCGAGTTACCTTACCGGGTACTTATCATTGACCAATATTATCAGAATTATGGTTACCAAATTGTGGTATTCTTCATATTACTGTTGTTTGTGAACATTTATACAGATCTTTGTAAGCATGGCCATTCATTAGAACCAATAAAATTCTATTGACATAATCAATTCTGCAGAATGAAGGAACAATTTCATCtaatagtcttttttttatatatatataaacacacacacacacacccaaggcTCTTTTCCAAATTTGGGGAGTAGCCGGCACCTTCAAAAGGGAGATTTGGAGAGAAGTGACTGTCCCCTCTACTTCTCTTCCAATGCCTCGTACACAAATACATCCTCTTGTAATAATATTCATATCGCAAAAACCCCAGGTAAGCTCCTGTGATTGTATATATTTCACATTACAGCTACATGAATCTTATATTATCCTGGACAGTTTGCCTTACACcaactaaatatttaaatttgtttctttttctgttttgcATCACAAATAATTGTTATACATGTCAAAGATAAAAATTACTAAATAAATTATAGTAAACATAAGTGGATTAATAAAATTTAGTGTATTTCATAACAATGTTTTGATTAATTActaaatttatttacttttctgTTGTGCATCACAAATAATTGTTATACATGTCAAAGATAAAAATTACTAAATAAATTTAGTAAACTTAAGTGGATTAATAAAATTTAGTGTATTTCATAACAATGtttttattaattactaatttaCAAGTTATACAAAATTTCTTTGCATCAAAAGAGATAGAATTACATTTACataagttatataataataattaattttttttcaattttcattagaTCAGAAGTTACAAAATTCCATCACATAAGGCCTAATAGTAATAATTCTTTTTCTTCTGAACTTTAAACTGAATCGGAAACTATAAAATATACTTCAGCAtaagttttaatcaaaattgataaTTCTCATATTGTAATGCAGGAACATAAGCATTTCTCCGGTGTCTGGGTTTAATCGATTCCTGTGGGGAGTATGAATATTCGTACTTGAAAGTCTTTCACTTTGAATAGATGAAGGTGGAGAACAAAGATACTTATTTGCCAGTTGACTAAGTAATGGAAAAGAGTATTCATGATCTTTCCACCATTGGAAAGGATTTTCATTATTCGGCAGCATCTCTAGTTTTTCATACCTCGCTATTTCTTCTTTGATCTTTGACAACTTGTCAATATTTAAATGTGATCCTTGTTCTAACTTCCTCTTCTCTGAAATATTGTTACTGCACTCGACTCCCTCCTTTATAAGTAGGTTCAAGCTGTTTTTACTGCACTCAACTCCCTCATTGATAAGTTGATTCAAGCAAGTGTCATAATTTAGGTCACTCATATCATCAGCTGATGATTCATCATGTTTATTGTCCAAGTCATCTTCACTGGTACTTGCAACAACACCAATTTCTGACACTTCTGCTTCCATCTGCATTTGTTTTGTTAATGCATTTTTCAGTTCACTTTCTATGTTAGCTTTCCTAGTTTTAACTGGTTTCTCTTGTACTTCAAAACTTTCGTAATCAGGCCGATATAGTGTGTGCTTAAATCTTGGGTCGAGATAGGTAGCCAACACAGCTATGTAATTGTCAATATACTGTTCAAACCTCTTAATGGAATGTTTCATTGCAGAGATGATGCTGGCAATTCCAGAATATCTGTGGTTAGTTGCAGCTTTTGCCAGGAACACATCCAGAAATTTAATTTGAGGTATGATCTCGGCAACTGTTGCGTTTCTTTTACTCAGTCGAACAGTTATTTCATAAAATACTTTCAAGAAACTCGCAATATTGTCGATCAGTCTCCAAGTGCTACCATCAATCCCTTTCATATTAGAAGTGTTGCTATCAACGGAATTACTATTTATAGCTGCTTTCTGCTCCAATATGCGTGAAAGCATGAAATATGTGCTATTCCACTGCATAGGGACATCTTGAATAAGATTATGCTGTGGTAGGTGCATTGGTACAAGTTTATATGCTAGTGGTGAGTCACTGAAGTGTTCTACTATTTGCTTACATTTTGTGATAATGTCTTTCATAATTTTTTGTTGTAAAATATCATGAATAACCAGCTGTAGAGTATGTAGGAAGCATGGAACATCGTTGTATCCAGTCTCTGAAACTGCTCGGACAATATTTGCGCCATTGTCATGGACAATGGCATGAATTTTGTAAGTTGGGATCTTGAATTCTTGTATGACATTTTCAATAACTTCAGCAATGTGTGTTGCAGTATGAGAACTGGGAAACGGAGCTACCCGTAACACAACAGTTGTTAGCTCAAAGTTCTTGTTTAAACAGTGCCCTGTTAGACTAATGAACGAGTTGTTGGCATTGTTAGTCCATATATCAGTTGAGAAACTTATGTTCTGAGCTGTTCCCAATGCGTCTTTAACTTTTTTCAAGACTTTCTTGTGGATTTCTGGCAATATCATCTCAGAAAAATATTTACGGCTAGGGATAACATAGTTAGGTTTCAATTTTTTCATCAAATGTTCAAATCCCAAGTCTTCTACAACCGAGATTGGCTGACAGTCCAAAGTTATAAATTCTCCAATTACTTTATGTATTTCCTGAGCTCGAGTACTATTTATATCCCATTTTACTGTTCGTGAGTATGTTTCATCTATTGTAAGCCAAGATTTTTCAGAAGTAGAACTTGCTACATTTAAAGAATCATGTATTTTTCTCCTTGTGAAATATGTGTCTAAgcttgatttttctttcttttcttgcttAACTTGTTCTTCTCTATAAAGCTCTTCATCTGAAACTAGTTTGTTATACAACGACTTGTGTTTGCTCTTCAAATGTTTCTTCATATTTGTTGTATTAAAATTTTTTCCACCTCTTGAAATACTGTTCTTGCAGTTGTTGCAAATTACTTTTGTATCATCAGAAGAATCGATCTCAAAATAATTCCAAACTAAAGAAGTTTTAGTTTTTTTGCCAGTAGACTTCATTGTTACACAGTGAATGCTTGGCACAGATTGATCAAAGTCTACGGTTATTACTTTATGTATTTCCTGAGCTTGAGTactatttatataacatttttttgATTGTGCATAGGTTTCATCTATTGTAATTTGAGATTTTTCAGAGGTAGAAGTTGCAGTATCTAAAGAACcatttacttttctctttgatgCCTTTGTGAAATGTGTGTCCAagcttgattttcctttctgttgttGCTTAGCTTGTTCTACTCTATAAATCTCTTCTTCTGAAACAAGTTCGTCATACGACGACTTGTGTTTGCTCCGCAAATGTTTCTTCATATTTGATGTATTAGATTTTTCACCTCTTGAAATACTGTTCTTGCAGTAGTTGCAAATTGCTTTTGAATCATCAGAAGAATCAGTCTTAAAATAATTCCAAATCAAAGAAGTTTTAGCCTTTTTGCTGGTGGATGCCATCGTTACACGGTGAATGTTTGGCACTGACTGATCTTGATCAAAGTCCACGGTTATAAATTCATCGTATACTTTATGTAATTCATGAGCTTGAGTACTATTTATATCCCATTTTGTAGTTTCATCAATTGTAATTTGAGATTTTTCAGGGGTAGAACTTGCTGCATCTATAGAACCATTTACTTTTCTCTTAGATGCTTTTGTGAAATGTGTGTCCAAGCttgattttccatttttttgtttCTTAGCTTGTTCTTCTCTATAAACCTCTTCATTTGCAATAAGTTTGTCATACAACAGCTTGTGTTTGCTCTGCAAATGTTTCTTCATATTTGTTGTATTAAAATTTTTTTCGCCTCTTGAAATACTGCTATTACAATAGTTGCAAATTGCTTTTGAACCATCGGAAGAATCAATCTCAAAATAATTCCAAAGTAAAGAAGTTTTAGTTCTTTTGTTGGTAGACGCCATTGCTACACAGTGAAGATATGGTATGGACTGAGTGCAGGGCACCCAGGTGGGCCTTGTTATGTAATACTTGCAAGGTGATGGAACATGTTTAACACGTGGCTGTTAGGAAACTAGCACAGGTGCAATGCTCTCAAATCATCAGGATCAAAAAGTTTATAGCCTTGAAAATTATACTACTGTACTTCAACaagtgttatttatatatacattggaaAAATAAGATTATACAAAATTTAAGCTCAATTTTTTATTGGTCAATACTGGAGTCATGACAGTGGCTGATACAGAcactttaaaaaaggaaaataatcccGATACTATCGGCACATCTCTAATGCTGATATAAAATTTAAAAGAGGACAGTTTTAACACCTACAGAAATGATAATTTGTATAGGTACTATAAATAGGACCAAATTTTAAGATTTTTGACATTTATCTATGTTGCATGTAAAGTCATCACAattttatatggaacgtcttgagaTCTGCATCACTTGTTGAAGTCAACACATACCTGTGTGAAGAAAATTACTGTTAAAAGACAGAAGTATAGTTAAAAATCTGTTTTAAATATAAAGTAGGTTTGCATGGGATAGCTTTACTTGAAATTTCATTTACAGCTTGATGAAATTTCCTCTtgaaatgattatattttaaaattttgagatatttaaagatttataaaaTTTGTCAAGTATTTTCATCTTGGGTACAAAGAACtgattttttaattcaaattagTTCTTGATATACCCTAATTGGTGTGTAAGTTGAATAAATCCACTGCAATTATAATGATCCCTGCCTTTATACATCTTCATATAAAACAGGGTAATTTAATATTAACTAAACCTATCTTGACCCATTAGTTTTACAGTATAATAGGTACCGTATTTAACAGCCTATGACGCACCCTCATTTCAGCAGGTCCGATTCAGGAAAACAGTTTTTAGTGTATTTAAGCATGTATTGTTGAAAATAGTTTAGCTGTACATTGCACAAGCAGAAACATATTGTATATTTCCGTGCATAAGATGACCATTAATGCACAGCCTAGCTTTTGTTGTATActcaaaaatccaaaataaattaaaaaccaatTTTTTGATATCATACTTTTGCTAAACGCGCAACATTAAACTGAAACCATTGCTAAACGCGCAACATTAAACTGAAACCATTGCTTTGTTTAAGTTTCATTaccgatcataatgaacaaacgaatgaTTTACACATCTGTATAAGTTAGCTTTTGCAACAACATACAGTATCTTGCCAAGTATTGGTTATGAAATAGTAATGTTATTgattttgttttacttattttatcCTTAGTAATTCAAAATGATTGAAATAAGAACATTTCTATATAAAGTTTTTCCTAGTAAACACTGCATAGAACAGATAATGTTACGTTTGTTTCATCgccgatcataatgaacaaacaaactCGTTTACACATTCAAGCAATATCTAACAATACTaaaagctttaagtaaagatgttatttcaaatattttacttgccaTATCCGTAAAAACATTTACACGGCACATAACAGAAAagccatttgttctgtaaccgaaatacaaaccttagcttatTACttaggtattactttcggcgtagctgaaatgacgagccattagatttataacgagggttaactaccctctcgctagctagcaagggggtaggggagaggtagctagctacccctcccccctcacacaccggtgaactgattcacttcgcttttggctcggatggtgggcagacgtctctgtcccatcctcgcatggcagccattaatgttttgtctttacttaattacttacctTTCTTATACttataaacattcttatgtttatgtatatatttgagtatagaaatacagtaagtttccttttcagtgtttgtgctgtgtgagtgtacgacaacatctccatgtggttccaggcccccacggtgacatttcatgggtcgcgatctctcccttggtccttcggtcctcccttcggcttccgattctcgggcgccgtggggaatcgtcatcgctggactttatttattaatctgttttctccgccgttcctccttccctacggggaacttggactatcagcgtagggaacttgggagtttagtttgactacggtctctctctctctctctctctctctctctctctctctctctctctctctctctctctctctctctctctctctctctctctctctcgaggtcgatcaccctttttattactactacgtattacggtagcttccttcccgttgcgggttgagttgctactccgtttattttgtctcggttattttaatgaaaacgaattgtatttgttaacttttcagcttctgtgtagaacgcttcccttcagggttcattcgttcttacaaTTAGTGAACATTCTtggatgaattacataattataattgttaaaattctgtttttgttacagttctcccccttcccgtgagtgtcagtggggaggagggcgcatacctggcgtgtaattcttatgttctttttcctcggggttcctcttcggagttctcccgggggaatgaatgttaactaattatttattttattttcacagttaactatctagtttttcgtttgcctaatgtgccaacgaagcagagctgtcctgtttgggcctggggagtctgctgttgccgcctcctctctaggacttcgtcatgggcgtgttcccttctcctagaagttctcccgtgacaactgtcagctccttagttcatttagaacgctcaggaggttcgcctccatgggcgGGTAACTTCCCTTCTGTGGGAgattcccttcccaggtatgagtttt comes from Palaemon carinicauda isolate YSFRI2023 chromosome 19, ASM3689809v2, whole genome shotgun sequence and encodes:
- the LOC137659280 gene encoding zinc finger BED domain-containing protein 4-like produces the protein MASTNKRTKTSLLWNYFEIDSSDGSKAICNYCNSSISRGEKNFNTTNMKKHLQSKHKLLYDKLIANEEVYREEQAKKQKNGKSSLDTHFTKASKRKVNGSIDAASSTPEKSQITIDETTKWDINSTQAHELHKVYDEFITVDFDQDQSVPNIHRVTMASTSKKAKTSLIWNYFKTDSSDDSKAICNYCKNSISRGEKSNTSNMKKHLRSKHKSSYDELVSEEEIYRVEQAKQQQKGKSSLDTHFTKASKRKVNGSLDTATSTSEKSQITIDETYAQSKKCYINSTQAQEIHKVITVDFDQSVPSIHCVTMKSTGKKTKTSLVWNYFEIDSSDDTKVICNNCKNSISRGGKNFNTTNMKKHLKSKHKSLYNKLVSDEELYREEQVKQEKKEKSSLDTYFTRRKIHDSLNVASSTSEKSWLTIDETYSRTVKWDINSTRAQEIHKVIGEFITLDCQPISVVEDLGFEHLMKKLKPNYVIPSRKYFSEMILPEIHKKVLKKVKDALGTAQNISFSTDIWTNNANNSFISLTGHCLNKNFELTTVVLRVAPFPSSHTATHIAEVIENVIQEFKIPTYKIHAIVHDNGANIVRAVSETGYNDVPCFLHTLQLVIHDILQQKIMKDIITKCKQIVEHFSDSPLAYKLVPMHLPQHNLIQDVPMQWNSTYFMLSRILEQKAAINSNSVDSNTSNMKGIDGSTWRLIDNIASFLKVFYEITVRLSKRNATVAEIIPQIKFLDVFLAKAATNHRYSGIASIISAMKHSIKRFEQYIDNYIAVLATYLDPRFKHTLYRPDYESFEVQEKPVKTRKANIESELKNALTKQMQMEAEVSEIGVVASTSEDDLDNKHDESSADDMSDLNYDTCLNQLINEGVECSKNSLNLLIKEGVECSNNISEKRKLEQGSHLNIDKLSKIKEEIARYEKLEMLPNNENPFQWWKDHEYSFPLLSQLANKYLCSPPSSIQSERLSSTNIHTPHRNRLNPDTGEMLMFLHYNMRIINFD